One stretch of Acropora muricata isolate sample 2 chromosome 12, ASM3666990v1, whole genome shotgun sequence DNA includes these proteins:
- the LOC136892739 gene encoding uncharacterized protein: protein MDLVMNTLTVAAVGTLEGQGSQIPKRRNEKECKKCGQNTPNATKRCKGCGEEIEVKAFDWEALQKKKKTHSTQQRKMLEYRANVLHEHHGWDVIVLCLAKHKRGSSLYTYGTPGVGLNFVGSKKEKASKAGHLCLNLFKNFAKQHSGGSGDQEKATSRTIQTDTVNSQDLVDEAGHLNSMEVECDADAEISETLDEVELDDTCAGGSNHEESLNVLTTGGAGRVAAVGCGSGKSASGDGVTESGVGNVGRGRRSVGTVSQKDVNDSIQVAAAAAPSGEGTVGKHTVKSVQDGDQPRVIAEGTDIQDVQLHRGQPVEQVQEGAVGCMTRVDGGKQGVTVSSSHHALPGDGVAYLVNGQIKAVGKVDHDRTTLHGRKIGKGFACVQLYYVQSEEIVAPLILGDRDENSFLKTGMFFALPISKLFTLGKLVPGKKIVLHSYSQYRLNSSQ from the exons ATGGATTTGGTGATGAACACCTTAA CTGTTGCTGCAGTTGGCACACTAGAGGGGCAAGGCAGTCAAATCCCAAAGAGGAGAAATGAAAAG GAGTGTAAGAAGTGTGGACAAAACACTCCCAATGCAACCAAGCGCTGCAAAGGCTGTGGGGAAGAAATTGAAGTGAAGGCTTTTGACTGGGAAGcattgcagaagaaaaaaaaaacacattccACTCAGCAAAGGAAAATGCTAGAGTACAGG GCAAATGTTCTCCATGAGCATCATGGTTGGGATGTTATTGTCCTTTGCCTGGCAAAACATAAAAGGGGCTCATCCCTGTACACTTATGGAACACCAGGTGTGGGCCTTAATTTTGTTGGATCCAAAAAGGAGAAGGCTTCAAAGGCTGGTCACCTATGCCTCAATCTTTTTAAGAATTTTGCAAAAC AACATAGTGGCGGGAGTGGCGATCAAGAAAAGGCAACTTCAAGGACCATACAGACTGATACAGTTAACAGCCAAGACCTGGTGGACGAGGCTGGTCATTTGAACAGTATGGAAGTGGAATGTGATGCTGATGCTGAAATCAGTGAAACACTTGACGAGGTTGAGTTGGATGATACGTGTGCTGGAGGTAGCAATCATGAGGAATCTCTTAATGTGTTAACAACTGGAGGTGCAGGAAGGGTAGCTGCAGTTGGTTGTGGCAGTGGCAAGAGTGCTTCAGGGGATGGAGTAACGGAGAGTGGTGTTGGTAACGTTGGCAGGGGAAGGAGATCAGTGGGAACTGTATCGCAGAAAGATGTGAATGATAGCATACAAGTCGCTGCAGCAGCAGCACCAAGTGGAGAAGGTACGGTGGGCAAGCATACAGTAAAGAGTGTGCAAGATGGAGATCAACCTAGAGTTATTGCTGAGGGCACTGACATTCAAGATGTGCAGCTACATCGGGGTCAGCCAGTCGAACAAGTGCAAGAGGGTGCTGTTGGCTGTATGACCCGTGTTGATGGTggtaaacaaggtgttactgtgaGTTCGTCTCATCATGCCCTTCCTGGAGATGGAGTAGCATACCTAGTAAATGGACAAATAAAAGCAGTTGGAAAAGTGGACCACGACCGCACAACCTTGCACGGCCGCAAAATAGGAAAAGGTTTTGCTTGTGTCCAGCTGTACTACGTTCAGTCGGAGGAGATAGTGGCACCACTTATTTTGGGAGATAGAGATGAAAACTCTTTCCTCAAAACAGGAATGTTCTTTGCTCTGCCCATCTCCAAGCTTTTCACCCTTGGGAAGTTGgtgccggggaaaaaaattgtcctCCACAGTTATAGCCAATATCGTCTTAACTCCAGTCAGTAG
- the LOC136893291 gene encoding uncharacterized protein isoform X1, translating into MKHNSSMNMAMTIKGLGTDKADLLEGNKMADEGKSLDELIEEAEALLELEKPRKRKKGESEFEFYRDSLTGHRTTKHKYRPRCRRPTSQSTATCTSNSLEGSSSEASLWEDNVDSEDQSSVSGSNDQSLEEVLEKSQAFLDTVNTTADIKWERRMAALNENWAVSRPLIFKALLLSQSPGSTTQQCDVCHDAPWVVRCDECSGRRMCYKCDSTIHDQLLFHDREAWTDGCFKYIPPTFVFTENGKMEQTRRHLFYSHLLCPQCREKHSLVPCLLPGSVIIVNQKGRFDFSNYAAICNCCGHKVNPWSLERIIAAGYWPGSPKDLTYLFDQNLFRQWDFVQKRLPGTSETSFLKALGDFSLCKGRASTITATTFSRAFKEWKFCMYELQNAQDVSWMECPACSLNQHSCHVDGNMKLYRFKSSGIQKRPCYYGAAFISPKNEVDSHIKAVYSKAPRAKNVTDSMCGESHWKAAENSARRRAKLDETGLEIAGCRHGLAQWAVNMYQGEIFGYAHFLQSQKMFPAGVNFFWEDIVCKYWKWAGKVGGSEMTMKPALSVMHAKAHKWSCQVLWGGRWQEGSACTTGEEVEQINAHMSRCGNTSKYMLPEGRDELITEHALAWNQRKICAMVTNLAKRFKRASAMCASSKDNCVAILQQYNLQLKDVNVLLWKEEIIRHAKDEELMSSSRLGTCTSGIDKLKHQMEMLSFSIARRTQVINKETDTSKQRTRLRKKNTQERSQLKSIIASYNALVQSNGGAPLTMDSLLAGEPPPPDFGQSDAIPVRVKSKIVDTFQIHDRWTEEVALLKTEMSNLLRFYTDQRIPAIQKDILNLEYEIKSLVERKQPTSEVLITNNEEGGKVEQTVFKYSCSESRPDLLQGKVALLKKGLVFCRDQVKKATSSFQKIIRGDNSNITDPPTYAGDDETDHSDDDNVDSVDDSCDGDDDDDDDDDDDDDESKESSSSESISDANVPMRAFNHYNTTWIWEFPYNISQSTYQGRNGSNACSIIALLIAQGIHKVKCELYPSPMLPSVWVTLVCGCIKVGNALYDRSRGSLPQRYLSAAEAAMVAGDKLEASVGQPLPVRVSDPYPPSTIRYQLLGLCNSQGVSFAVFIVDEKTVLFVGFRNDKLVLIDTHLHGQEGAIIILGELCNIDSFLCAVQKYLGLHNDTFGNLVHIAF; encoded by the exons ATGAAGCATAATTCGTCAATGAACATGGCCATGACCATCAAGGGATTGGGAACTGATAAGGCGGATCTcctcgagggaaacaaaatggcggacgaaggGAAGAGCCTTGATGAGCTAATCGAAGAGGCAGAGGCTTTGTTGGAGCTGGAAAAgccaaggaaaagaaagaaaggagaaaGCGAGTTTGAATTTTATCGTGATTCACTGACGGGACATCGTACAACAAAACACAAGTATCGTCCCCGTTGCAGAAGACCAACCTCACAGTCTACAGCTACGTGTACCTCCAACAGTCTCGAAG GGTCTTCTTCTGAAGCTAGTTTGTGGGAAGACAACGTAGACTCTGAAGATCAAAGCAGTGTCAGTGGTTCAAATG ATCAGTCGCTTGAAGAAGTCCTAGAGAAATCCCAGGCCTTTCTTGACACGGTTAACACCACAGCGGATATAAAATGGGAAAGGAGGATGGCAGCTTTAAATGAAAATTGGGCGGTTTCAAGGCCTTTGATTTTTAAAGCACTTCTCCTTTCTCAGAGTCCTGGCAGCACAACACAACAGTGTGATGTTTGTCATGATGCTCCTTGGGTGGTTCGATGTGATGAATGCAGTGGAAGAAGGATGTGTTACAAATGTGATTCCACCATTCATGATCAGCTCCTTTTCCATGACAGAGAGGCTTGGACTGATGGTTGTTTTAAATACATACCTCCAACATTTGTATTTACTGAAAATGGAAAGATGGAACAAACTA GGAGACATCTTTTTTACAGCCACTTATTGTGCCCTCAGTGTAGAGAAAAACATAGTTTAGTTCCTTGTCTTTTACCTGGATCTGTCATCATTGTTAACCAGAAAG GCCGATTTGACTTCAGCAACTATGCAGCTATTTGCAACTGTTGTGGCCACAAGGTTAACCCTTGGTCCTTAGAACGTATAATTGCTGCAGGGTACTGGCCAGGTAGTCCCAAAGACTTGACTTACTTGTTTGACCAGAATTTGTTCAGGCAATGGGATTTTGTACAGAAACGATTACCAGGAACATCCGAGACATCTTTTCTAAAAGCCTTGGGAGATTTTTCCCTATGCAAAGGAAGG GCATCAACTATCACTGCAACCACCTTCAGTCGCGCTTTCAAGGAATGGAAATTTTGCATGTATGAGTTACAAAATGCCCAGGATGTTTCTTGGATGGAATGCCCTGCATGCTCTTTAAACCAGCACTCTTGTCATGTTGATGGAAACATGAAGCTGTATCGTTTTAAATCATCTGGAAT ACAAAAGAGACCTTGTTACTATGGTGCTGCCttcatttccccaaaaaatgaAGTTGATTCCCATATAAAAGCAGTCTATTCAAAGGCACCTCGGGCAAAG AATGTGACAGACAGCATGTGTGGTGAATCCCACTGGAAAGCAGCAGAGAATAGTGCAAGAAGAAGAGCAAAGCTGGATGAGACAGGGCTGGAAATTGCTGGTTGTCGCCATGGTCTTGCTCAGTGGGCAGTGAACATGTATCAGGGAGAGATCTTTGGCTATGCCCATTTTCTGCAGtctcaaaaaatgtttcctGCAGGAGTAAATTTCTTTTGGGAAGACATTGTTTGCAAATACTGGAAGTGGGCAGGGAAAGTAGGTGGTTCAGAGATGACCATGAAGCCAGCTCTCTctgtcatgcatgcaaaggctcaTAAATGGTCCTGTCAA GTTTTATGGGGTGGTCGGTGGCAAGAGGGCAGTGCTTGCACAACTGGAGAGGAGGTGGAGCAGATCAATGCCCATATGTCACGCTGTGGAAATACTTCTAAATATATGCTTCCTGAGG GTCGTGATGAGCTGATCACCGAGCATGCCCTTGCTTGGAACCAGAGAAAGATTTGTGCAATGGTCACGAACCTTGCAAAACGATTTAAACGG GCATCAGCAATGTGTGCTTCCTCCAAAGACAATTGTGTAGCTATTCTGCAACAGTATAACCTTCAGTTGAAAGATGTTAATGTTCTCCTCTGGAAAGAAGAGATTATTCGGCATGCTAAAG ATGAGGAGTTAATGAGTTCTTCCCGATTAGGTACATGTACTTCAGGAATAGACAAGCTTAAACATCAAATGGAAATGCTATCTTTTTCCATTGCCAGAAGAACTCAAGTCATAAACAAAGAGACAG ACACTTCAAAGCAACGTACACGTTTGCGAAAGAAAAATACGCAAGAAAGATCACAGCTCAAGAGCATAATCGCCAGTTACAATGCTCTGGTTCAAAGTAATGGTGGAGCACCACTGACGATGGATTCATTGTTAGCAGGAGAACCACCACCACCTGACTTTGGTCAAAGTGATG CAATACCTGTCAGAGTAAAAAGCAAAATAGTGGATACCTTTCAAATCCATGACAGGTGGACTGAAGAGGTAGCCCTATTAAAGACGGAGATGTCCAATCTGTTACGTTTTTATACAGACCAGCGTATCCCAGCAATCCAAAAGGATATCCTTAACCTGGAATATGAAATTAAGTCACTAG TTGAACGCAAACAACCAACAAGTGAAGTTCTGATTACAAATAACGAAGAAGGTGGAAAG gttGAGCAAACAGTTTTTAAATACTCTTGCTCGGAGAGTCGCCCAGATTTGCTTCAGGGAAAAGTAGCCCTTCTGAAGAAAGGCTTGGTCTTCTGCAGAGACCAAGTGAAAAAAGCTACAAGTAGCTTTCAGAAAATTATCCGAGGTGATAATTCCAACATCACTGATCCCCCTACCTATGCTGGTGACGATGAAACAGACCACAGCGACGATGACAATGTCGACAGTGTTGATGACAGctgtgatggtgatgatgatgatgatgatgacgatgatgatgatgatgatgagagcAAAGAGTCCAGTTCCTCTGAAAGCATCAGTGACGCGAATGTCCCGATGCGTGCTTTTAATCACTATAATACGACTTGGATATGGGAATTCCCATACAATATAAGTCAATCAACCTACCAAGGTAGAAACGGCAGCAATGCCTGCAGTATAATTGCGTTATTAATTGCACAGGGAATCCATAAAGTAAAGTGTGAGCTCTATCCTTCCCCAATGCTTCCCTCAGTTTGGGTAACTCTGGTGTGTGGTTGCATCAAGGTGGGCAATGCTCTTTACGACCGTTCACGTGGTAGTTTACCCCAAAGATATCTTTCTGCCGCAGAAGCAGCCATGGTAGCTGGTGACAAACTGGAGGCCTCAGTTGGACAACCTCTTCCTGTTAGAGTCAGTGATCCGTATCCACCGTCCACAATTCGCTATCAACTCCTTGGCCTTTGCAACAGTCAGGGtgtttcttttgcagttttcattGTAGATGAGAAGACAGTATTGTTCGTAGGTTTTAGAAATGATAAGCTGGTTCTAATTGACACTCATTTACATGGTCAAGAGGGCGCCATAATTATCCTTGGCGAACTTTGCAACATAGATAGTTTTCTATGCGCAGTACAAAAATATCTGGGATTACACAATGATACCTTCGGCAACCTTGTACATATTGCATTTTAG
- the LOC136893291 gene encoding uncharacterized protein isoform X2, with protein sequence MSPGSTTQQCDVCHDAPWVVRCDECSGRRMCYKCDSTIHDQLLFHDREAWTDGCFKYIPPTFVFTENGKMEQTRRHLFYSHLLCPQCREKHSLVPCLLPGSVIIVNQKGRFDFSNYAAICNCCGHKVNPWSLERIIAAGYWPGSPKDLTYLFDQNLFRQWDFVQKRLPGTSETSFLKALGDFSLCKGRASTITATTFSRAFKEWKFCMYELQNAQDVSWMECPACSLNQHSCHVDGNMKLYRFKSSGIQKRPCYYGAAFISPKNEVDSHIKAVYSKAPRAKNVTDSMCGESHWKAAENSARRRAKLDETGLEIAGCRHGLAQWAVNMYQGEIFGYAHFLQSQKMFPAGVNFFWEDIVCKYWKWAGKVGGSEMTMKPALSVMHAKAHKWSCQVLWGGRWQEGSACTTGEEVEQINAHMSRCGNTSKYMLPEGRDELITEHALAWNQRKICAMVTNLAKRFKRASAMCASSKDNCVAILQQYNLQLKDVNVLLWKEEIIRHAKDEELMSSSRLGTCTSGIDKLKHQMEMLSFSIARRTQVINKETDTSKQRTRLRKKNTQERSQLKSIIASYNALVQSNGGAPLTMDSLLAGEPPPPDFGQSDAIPVRVKSKIVDTFQIHDRWTEEVALLKTEMSNLLRFYTDQRIPAIQKDILNLEYEIKSLVERKQPTSEVLITNNEEGGKVEQTVFKYSCSESRPDLLQGKVALLKKGLVFCRDQVKKATSSFQKIIRGDNSNITDPPTYAGDDETDHSDDDNVDSVDDSCDGDDDDDDDDDDDDDESKESSSSESISDANVPMRAFNHYNTTWIWEFPYNISQSTYQGRNGSNACSIIALLIAQGIHKVKCELYPSPMLPSVWVTLVCGCIKVGNALYDRSRGSLPQRYLSAAEAAMVAGDKLEASVGQPLPVRVSDPYPPSTIRYQLLGLCNSQGVSFAVFIVDEKTVLFVGFRNDKLVLIDTHLHGQEGAIIILGELCNIDSFLCAVQKYLGLHNDTFGNLVHIAF encoded by the exons ATG AGTCCTGGCAGCACAACACAACAGTGTGATGTTTGTCATGATGCTCCTTGGGTGGTTCGATGTGATGAATGCAGTGGAAGAAGGATGTGTTACAAATGTGATTCCACCATTCATGATCAGCTCCTTTTCCATGACAGAGAGGCTTGGACTGATGGTTGTTTTAAATACATACCTCCAACATTTGTATTTACTGAAAATGGAAAGATGGAACAAACTA GGAGACATCTTTTTTACAGCCACTTATTGTGCCCTCAGTGTAGAGAAAAACATAGTTTAGTTCCTTGTCTTTTACCTGGATCTGTCATCATTGTTAACCAGAAAG GCCGATTTGACTTCAGCAACTATGCAGCTATTTGCAACTGTTGTGGCCACAAGGTTAACCCTTGGTCCTTAGAACGTATAATTGCTGCAGGGTACTGGCCAGGTAGTCCCAAAGACTTGACTTACTTGTTTGACCAGAATTTGTTCAGGCAATGGGATTTTGTACAGAAACGATTACCAGGAACATCCGAGACATCTTTTCTAAAAGCCTTGGGAGATTTTTCCCTATGCAAAGGAAGG GCATCAACTATCACTGCAACCACCTTCAGTCGCGCTTTCAAGGAATGGAAATTTTGCATGTATGAGTTACAAAATGCCCAGGATGTTTCTTGGATGGAATGCCCTGCATGCTCTTTAAACCAGCACTCTTGTCATGTTGATGGAAACATGAAGCTGTATCGTTTTAAATCATCTGGAAT ACAAAAGAGACCTTGTTACTATGGTGCTGCCttcatttccccaaaaaatgaAGTTGATTCCCATATAAAAGCAGTCTATTCAAAGGCACCTCGGGCAAAG AATGTGACAGACAGCATGTGTGGTGAATCCCACTGGAAAGCAGCAGAGAATAGTGCAAGAAGAAGAGCAAAGCTGGATGAGACAGGGCTGGAAATTGCTGGTTGTCGCCATGGTCTTGCTCAGTGGGCAGTGAACATGTATCAGGGAGAGATCTTTGGCTATGCCCATTTTCTGCAGtctcaaaaaatgtttcctGCAGGAGTAAATTTCTTTTGGGAAGACATTGTTTGCAAATACTGGAAGTGGGCAGGGAAAGTAGGTGGTTCAGAGATGACCATGAAGCCAGCTCTCTctgtcatgcatgcaaaggctcaTAAATGGTCCTGTCAA GTTTTATGGGGTGGTCGGTGGCAAGAGGGCAGTGCTTGCACAACTGGAGAGGAGGTGGAGCAGATCAATGCCCATATGTCACGCTGTGGAAATACTTCTAAATATATGCTTCCTGAGG GTCGTGATGAGCTGATCACCGAGCATGCCCTTGCTTGGAACCAGAGAAAGATTTGTGCAATGGTCACGAACCTTGCAAAACGATTTAAACGG GCATCAGCAATGTGTGCTTCCTCCAAAGACAATTGTGTAGCTATTCTGCAACAGTATAACCTTCAGTTGAAAGATGTTAATGTTCTCCTCTGGAAAGAAGAGATTATTCGGCATGCTAAAG ATGAGGAGTTAATGAGTTCTTCCCGATTAGGTACATGTACTTCAGGAATAGACAAGCTTAAACATCAAATGGAAATGCTATCTTTTTCCATTGCCAGAAGAACTCAAGTCATAAACAAAGAGACAG ACACTTCAAAGCAACGTACACGTTTGCGAAAGAAAAATACGCAAGAAAGATCACAGCTCAAGAGCATAATCGCCAGTTACAATGCTCTGGTTCAAAGTAATGGTGGAGCACCACTGACGATGGATTCATTGTTAGCAGGAGAACCACCACCACCTGACTTTGGTCAAAGTGATG CAATACCTGTCAGAGTAAAAAGCAAAATAGTGGATACCTTTCAAATCCATGACAGGTGGACTGAAGAGGTAGCCCTATTAAAGACGGAGATGTCCAATCTGTTACGTTTTTATACAGACCAGCGTATCCCAGCAATCCAAAAGGATATCCTTAACCTGGAATATGAAATTAAGTCACTAG TTGAACGCAAACAACCAACAAGTGAAGTTCTGATTACAAATAACGAAGAAGGTGGAAAG gttGAGCAAACAGTTTTTAAATACTCTTGCTCGGAGAGTCGCCCAGATTTGCTTCAGGGAAAAGTAGCCCTTCTGAAGAAAGGCTTGGTCTTCTGCAGAGACCAAGTGAAAAAAGCTACAAGTAGCTTTCAGAAAATTATCCGAGGTGATAATTCCAACATCACTGATCCCCCTACCTATGCTGGTGACGATGAAACAGACCACAGCGACGATGACAATGTCGACAGTGTTGATGACAGctgtgatggtgatgatgatgatgatgatgacgatgatgatgatgatgatgagagcAAAGAGTCCAGTTCCTCTGAAAGCATCAGTGACGCGAATGTCCCGATGCGTGCTTTTAATCACTATAATACGACTTGGATATGGGAATTCCCATACAATATAAGTCAATCAACCTACCAAGGTAGAAACGGCAGCAATGCCTGCAGTATAATTGCGTTATTAATTGCACAGGGAATCCATAAAGTAAAGTGTGAGCTCTATCCTTCCCCAATGCTTCCCTCAGTTTGGGTAACTCTGGTGTGTGGTTGCATCAAGGTGGGCAATGCTCTTTACGACCGTTCACGTGGTAGTTTACCCCAAAGATATCTTTCTGCCGCAGAAGCAGCCATGGTAGCTGGTGACAAACTGGAGGCCTCAGTTGGACAACCTCTTCCTGTTAGAGTCAGTGATCCGTATCCACCGTCCACAATTCGCTATCAACTCCTTGGCCTTTGCAACAGTCAGGGtgtttcttttgcagttttcattGTAGATGAGAAGACAGTATTGTTCGTAGGTTTTAGAAATGATAAGCTGGTTCTAATTGACACTCATTTACATGGTCAAGAGGGCGCCATAATTATCCTTGGCGAACTTTGCAACATAGATAGTTTTCTATGCGCAGTACAAAAATATCTGGGATTACACAATGATACCTTCGGCAACCTTGTACATATTGCATTTTAG